One genomic window of Acidobacteriota bacterium includes the following:
- the flgC gene encoding flagellar basal body rod protein FlgC: MPTLTSAIAASASALNAERTRVEVAVSNIANADSTRGPNGQPYRRRDVMLQPDEQSAFDSTLGGAVGVRVASVVEDRAPFQQRYEPSHPDADENGYVSLPNVDPNTEMVDMIGASRAYQANLAAISIIRDMLQKALDLGR; encoded by the coding sequence ATGCCTACTCTTACTTCCGCCATCGCCGCCAGCGCCTCGGCGCTCAATGCCGAGCGGACCCGTGTCGAGGTGGCCGTTTCGAACATCGCGAACGCCGACTCCACGCGGGGCCCCAACGGCCAGCCGTACCGCCGTCGGGACGTCATGCTCCAGCCCGACGAGCAGTCCGCGTTTGACAGCACGCTTGGCGGCGCGGTCGGCGTCCGCGTGGCCAGCGTCGTGGAAGATCGCGCACCGTTCCAGCAACGCTACGAACCGTCGCATCCCGATGCCGACGAGAACGGCTACGTCTCGCTGCCCAATGTCGACCCCAACACCGAGATGGTGGACATGATTGGCGCGTCACGTGCCTATCAGGCCAATCTCGCGGCCATTTCGATTATCCGGGACATGCTCCAAAAAGCTCTCGATCTCGGGCGCTAG
- the flgB gene encoding flagellar basal body rod protein FlgB has protein sequence MPDYSDTAITDALRRQMTLAAARQVVAASNLANVDTPGYRAREVDFSEALTRHVSDGVVLAKTQPGHLDDPNARASASDVRTREVAGLDARRDGNTVQIDRELLSMGSAAGDFARAQTVLAAKFRLLRYAINEAK, from the coding sequence GTGCCCGACTACAGCGACACCGCCATCACCGATGCCCTCCGCCGGCAGATGACGCTTGCCGCGGCGAGGCAGGTGGTCGCCGCCTCGAACCTCGCCAATGTGGACACGCCCGGCTATCGTGCCCGCGAAGTCGATTTCTCGGAAGCGCTCACCCGTCATGTGTCGGATGGCGTGGTGCTGGCCAAGACGCAGCCAGGGCACCTGGATGATCCGAACGCCAGGGCGAGCGCGAGTGACGTGCGCACGCGCGAGGTGGCCGGTCTCGACGCGCGGCGTGACGGCAACACCGTGCAGATTGATCGTGAACTGCTCTCGATGGGCAGCGCGGCTGGCGATTTCGCCCGTGCGCAGACCGTGCTCGCGGCCAAGTTCAGGCTGCTTCGCTACGCCATCAACGAAGCGAAATAA
- a CDS encoding response regulator has protein sequence MSTPHADDFSSIGELLVVDDDPDIRELLAEHLRSRGLRVATAADGRAAVAAIERSPGQFNLILTDLQLPGADGLAVLRAAKRVHPACNVVIITGYASLDSAIEAVRSGAYDYLTKPFSLGQLDVILTRIRDRQALEFENRQLARQVVNRDTSTSSVSLPGRLDAIESRLERIERLLQDLAASRR, from the coding sequence ATGTCCACGCCACACGCTGACGATTTCAGCTCAATCGGAGAGTTGCTGGTCGTAGACGACGACCCGGACATCAGGGAATTGCTCGCGGAGCACCTGAGGAGCCGGGGGCTCCGAGTGGCCACAGCAGCCGATGGGCGAGCCGCCGTGGCGGCCATCGAGCGGTCACCGGGCCAGTTCAATCTCATCCTGACCGACCTTCAACTGCCAGGGGCCGACGGTCTAGCCGTCCTCCGAGCGGCGAAACGGGTCCATCCGGCCTGTAATGTCGTCATTATTACGGGCTATGCCTCGCTCGACAGCGCCATCGAGGCGGTCAGATCGGGCGCCTACGATTACCTCACTAAACCATTCTCTTTAGGGCAGTTAGACGTTATCCTAACCCGCATTCGCGACCGACAGGCGCTGGAATTCGAGAATCGGCAACTCGCCAGGCAGGTCGTGAATCGTGATACGAGTACCAGCAGCGTGTCGCTGCCTGGCCGCCTCGACGCGATTGAAAGTCGGCTTGAGCGTATCGAACGGTTACTACAGGACTTAGCGGCATCACGGCGGTAA
- a CDS encoding sigma-54 dependent transcriptional regulator — MVLTSLAKESTVLVVEDETDFRELLGESRTADGFRPTLAANGHEALERLAGFAFDACVIDLRLPDADGIDLLRVAMDRYPDIIAVMVTGFGGVAEAVTAMKEGAVDFLCKPFQLSQVSRVLKSAFERRELREENADLRAQLNDYGRSFGIIGQSPAIRQVFASLEAISRMNSTVLIQGETGTGKEMIARAIHQSSPRAEHRFVAFNAAAIPEALVEAELFGHTKGAFTGAINARIGRFELAHRGTLFIDEVAVMGVPLQTKLLRALQEREIERVGDARPIKFDARIIAATNTDLRKLVKEGQFREDLFYRLNVIPVMLPPLRDRIEDIPLLARHFVQKACKANNLPTKTLSQEVVRQLMAVPWPGNIRQLENAIEHAVAMSGTEREIAIRNLPEDIRSDVEPLRPAAMAIPDDGLDFASVVSQLERDLILRCLEKTGGNKRQAARLLNLSRTTFIDKLHRLAVSDGATSAA, encoded by the coding sequence ATGGTGCTCACATCGCTCGCTAAAGAATCCACTGTCCTTGTCGTGGAAGACGAAACGGACTTCCGGGAACTCCTGGGTGAATCGCGCACCGCCGACGGTTTTCGGCCCACGCTGGCGGCCAATGGCCACGAGGCGCTCGAGCGGCTCGCGGGGTTTGCCTTCGATGCCTGCGTGATTGATCTGCGGCTGCCCGACGCGGACGGCATCGATCTCCTTCGCGTGGCCATGGATCGGTACCCCGACATCATCGCCGTCATGGTCACCGGGTTCGGCGGTGTCGCCGAAGCGGTCACGGCGATGAAGGAAGGCGCGGTCGACTTCCTGTGCAAGCCCTTTCAGTTGTCGCAGGTCTCGCGGGTGCTCAAATCCGCGTTCGAACGCCGGGAACTTCGGGAAGAAAACGCCGACCTGCGCGCCCAACTCAACGACTACGGGAGAAGCTTCGGCATCATCGGACAGAGCCCGGCAATCCGTCAAGTGTTCGCCTCACTCGAAGCCATCAGCCGGATGAACAGCACGGTGCTCATCCAGGGCGAGACCGGCACGGGCAAGGAGATGATCGCCCGCGCGATCCACCAGAGCAGCCCGCGGGCCGAACACCGCTTCGTGGCGTTCAACGCCGCAGCCATTCCCGAGGCGCTGGTCGAAGCGGAACTGTTCGGCCACACCAAGGGCGCGTTCACGGGGGCGATCAATGCGCGCATCGGCCGCTTCGAGCTGGCGCATCGCGGGACGCTGTTTATCGACGAGGTCGCTGTGATGGGTGTCCCGCTGCAGACCAAGTTATTGCGCGCCCTGCAGGAGCGCGAGATCGAACGCGTGGGCGATGCGCGCCCCATCAAGTTCGACGCGCGCATCATCGCGGCCACCAATACGGACTTGCGCAAACTCGTCAAGGAAGGACAGTTCCGCGAAGACCTGTTCTACCGGCTCAACGTCATCCCGGTCATGCTGCCCCCGCTGCGCGATCGCATCGAGGACATCCCGCTGCTCGCCCGCCATTTCGTGCAGAAGGCGTGCAAGGCCAACAATCTGCCGACCAAGACACTGTCGCAGGAAGTGGTGCGCCAGTTGATGGCGGTTCCGTGGCCGGGCAATATCCGCCAGCTCGAAAACGCCATCGAGCACGCCGTTGCGATGTCCGGGACCGAACGCGAAATCGCGATCCGGAATCTGCCGGAAGACATCAGGAGCGACGTCGAGCCGCTTCGCCCAGCCGCCATGGCGATTCCGGACGACGGGCTGGATTTCGCATCGGTGGTGTCGCAGTTGGAGCGCGACCTGATTCTGCGGTGCCTCGAGAAGACGGGCGGCAACAAGCGCCAGGCGGCCCGCCTGCTGAATCTGAGCCGCACCACGTTTATCGACAAGCTCCATCGGCTGGCCGTCAGCGACGGCGCCACCTCCGCCGCCTGA
- a CDS encoding HAMP domain-containing sensor histidine kinase, protein MTVDSAGSWTIPDDQLSRVNRWVLVTSVVRGTVHTVNNILQTIGGQAELLGQRQNLDDDVRRRLDRIAAQTLRAAALMRDLSSLGRESREIADRTDLREGVERVVSLRQYDLSRAQIRAEITGEAAGSSVAAIDPQALTLAILNIILNAEQALAGQSGARIAVEVGRKDGQFVISIADNGPGVPVEDRDRIFDPFFTTGRSGATIGLGLTVARRLVEAHGGRLALSGDCAPGQAGARFDLSLPAA, encoded by the coding sequence ATGACTGTCGATTCCGCTGGGTCGTGGACGATTCCCGACGACCAACTCTCCCGTGTCAATCGCTGGGTCCTCGTCACGAGCGTTGTTCGCGGCACCGTTCACACCGTCAACAACATTCTCCAGACGATCGGCGGCCAGGCCGAGTTGCTCGGCCAGCGCCAGAATCTCGACGACGATGTCCGGCGACGACTGGATCGGATTGCGGCTCAGACCCTGCGCGCAGCCGCGCTGATGCGGGACTTGTCCTCGCTGGGGCGTGAAAGTCGGGAGATTGCCGATCGAACCGATCTGCGGGAGGGCGTCGAACGGGTCGTCTCGCTGCGCCAGTATGACTTGTCGCGTGCTCAGATCAGGGCTGAGATCACGGGAGAAGCGGCCGGCTCGTCGGTGGCTGCCATCGATCCGCAGGCCTTGACGCTCGCCATCCTCAACATCATCCTCAACGCCGAGCAGGCGCTCGCCGGTCAGTCCGGCGCGAGAATCGCGGTAGAGGTGGGGCGCAAGGACGGGCAGTTCGTCATCAGCATTGCTGACAACGGGCCGGGCGTGCCGGTCGAGGACCGCGACCGGATCTTCGACCCGTTCTTCACGACGGGCCGGAGCGGAGCGACCATCGGGCTCGGGCTGACGGTCGCCAGGCGACTGGTGGAAGCACATGGCGGGCGCCTGGCGCTCTCCGGCGATTGCGCGCCAGGGCAGGCAGGTGCCCGCTTCGATCTGTCCCTTCCGGCGGCCTAA
- a CDS encoding response regulator has product MKFLVVDDSSTMRRILINTLNKLGYQDIVEAANGREGIDRLAANQVDMIITDWNMPEMTGIEFIRSVRSNEKNTKLPVLMVTTNAAKDDIVEALRAGVTNYVVKPFTPDTMREKIEAVLAG; this is encoded by the coding sequence ATGAAATTTCTGGTTGTCGACGATTCCTCAACGATGCGGCGGATTCTGATCAACACCCTGAACAAGCTCGGCTACCAGGACATCGTGGAGGCCGCGAATGGACGTGAGGGGATTGATCGCCTGGCGGCCAACCAGGTCGATATGATCATTACAGACTGGAACATGCCGGAAATGACCGGGATCGAGTTCATTCGATCGGTCCGCAGCAACGAGAAAAACACGAAACTGCCGGTGCTGATGGTCACGACCAATGCCGCCAAGGACGACATCGTCGAGGCGTTGCGGGCCGGGGTCACCAACTACGTCGTCAAGCCCTTCACCCCCGATACGATGAGAGAGAAGATCGAAGCCGTACTAGCGGGTTGA
- a CDS encoding chemotaxis protein CheX, producing the protein MRSVQKKAVDLLIESAREVFEMMVMRHLELGTPIEGDAPRPKSNVVGTVSFAGSESGLVAFYSTMDAAKQIAGSLLGMPAAEVNGEMPDAIGEITNMIAGALRTKMTDAGHPWAISIPTVTIGSDFYTRYVSDVSRVLCPFKMEDEEICVELIMMKN; encoded by the coding sequence ATGCGGAGCGTACAGAAAAAAGCCGTTGATCTGTTGATTGAATCGGCGCGGGAAGTCTTCGAGATGATGGTCATGCGCCATCTCGAACTCGGCACACCCATTGAGGGCGACGCGCCGCGGCCGAAATCGAATGTGGTGGGCACGGTCAGCTTCGCGGGCAGCGAGTCTGGTCTGGTCGCCTTCTACAGCACGATGGACGCCGCAAAACAGATCGCCGGGAGTCTGCTCGGCATGCCGGCCGCCGAAGTGAATGGCGAAATGCCCGATGCGATTGGCGAGATCACCAACATGATCGCCGGCGCGCTGCGGACCAAAATGACAGACGCCGGTCATCCGTGGGCCATCTCGATTCCAACCGTCACGATTGGATCGGATTTCTACACGAGGTATGTCTCCGACGTCAGCCGCGTCCTCTGCCCGTTCAAGATGGAGGATGAGGAGATCTGCGTCGAGCTGATCATGATGAAGAACTGA
- a CDS encoding COX15/CtaA family protein, which produces MHTKLARFAWLVLAYNLAVVVWGAYVRATGSGAGCGAHWPLCNGEVIPRAPTPEMLVEFSHRASSGLALVAVVVLLVWAFRVCEAGHPARRGAVLAMIFMLTEAALGAGLVLFRLVADNPSMAHAMAMVAHLANTFLLLASLALTAHWASGGADVSLSAPIPTDGDDSPERGARIARRDDRAYREYSRKEQRSEAGAPDAAAALGWQPGCPARNTSADVGIGALNVANRGRLVGMLAAGLIGLIAVAKSGAVAALGDTLYPVRSMADGLTADLSTTSNLLIRLRVLHPALAMLVGALLVFGVGRVRLPADASIGRLARRAVVVLALAEVFAGFLNLWLLAPVWMQMVHLLMADLLWIALVLLAASALSKRPATVSGLAATGTRSGISSSS; this is translated from the coding sequence GGCTGCGGCGCCCACTGGCCGCTCTGCAATGGCGAGGTGATTCCTCGGGCGCCCACCCCCGAGATGCTCGTCGAGTTCTCGCACCGCGCATCGAGCGGTCTGGCGCTGGTCGCGGTCGTTGTCCTGCTTGTGTGGGCCTTTCGCGTGTGCGAGGCCGGCCACCCGGCCCGGCGCGGGGCCGTGCTGGCGATGATCTTCATGCTGACCGAGGCGGCCCTTGGCGCGGGCCTCGTGCTCTTCCGGCTCGTGGCCGACAATCCGAGCATGGCCCATGCGATGGCCATGGTGGCGCACTTGGCCAACACGTTCCTGTTGCTGGCCTCACTGGCCCTGACCGCGCACTGGGCCTCGGGCGGTGCCGATGTCAGTCTTAGTGCCCCGATTCCGACAGACGGCGACGATAGTCCGGAGCGCGGCGCCCGGATCGCAAGGCGCGACGACCGAGCATATCGGGAATATTCGAGGAAGGAGCAACGCAGTGAGGCCGGGGCCCCCGACGCGGCAGCCGCGTTGGGGTGGCAGCCGGGATGCCCCGCCCGGAATACGTCGGCGGATGTCGGAATCGGGGCACTAAATGTCGCGAATCGCGGGCGGCTCGTCGGCATGCTGGCCGCCGGGCTGATCGGCCTGATTGCGGTGGCAAAGAGCGGAGCCGTCGCCGCGCTCGGCGACACGTTGTATCCGGTGCGGTCGATGGCCGATGGCTTGACCGCTGACCTCTCGACCACCTCAAACCTGCTCATTCGCCTGCGAGTGTTGCATCCGGCGCTGGCGATGCTCGTCGGTGCGCTGCTGGTATTCGGCGTGGGTCGCGTGCGGCTGCCCGCCGACGCGTCGATCGGTCGACTGGCCAGGCGGGCCGTGGTCGTGCTCGCTCTCGCCGAGGTGTTCGCCGGTTTCCTGAACTTGTGGCTGCTCGCGCCGGTCTGGATGCAGATGGTCCACCTGCTGATGGCCGATCTGCTATGGATCGCGCTGGTCCTGCTGGCGGCGTCGGCCCTCTCGAAGAGGCCCGCGACAGTGTCTGGCCTCGCGGCCACGGGAACCAGGAGCGGGATCAGTTCTTCATCATGA